Genomic segment of Umezawaea sp. Da 62-37:
AAGTACCGCAACCTCGCGGAGAACGGGCAGGTGGCGTTCGTGGTCGACGACATCGCCTCCGTCCAGCCGTGGCGGGTGCGGTGCGTGGAGATCCGCGGGACGGGCGAGGCGATCGGCGGCGGTGGCGACACCAGCCGCGGGATGGACGGGGCGATCATCCGCGTCCACCCCCGCCGGATCATCAGCTTCGGGATCGACGACGCCCCCGACGTCGCGCCGCACGAC
This window contains:
- a CDS encoding PPOX class F420-dependent oxidoreductase, with translation MSFTDTELAYLATQRLGRLATRQPDGTLQVSPVGFSYNAETGTIDIGGYNMAASRKYRNLAENGQVAFVVDDIASVQPWRVRCVEIRGTGEAIGGGGDTSRGMDGAIIRVHPRRIISFGIDDAPDVAPHDMVPNKRDVG